In Primulina huaijiensis isolate GDHJ02 unplaced genomic scaffold, ASM1229523v2 scaffold208334, whole genome shotgun sequence, the DNA window TACGGTACTTCCGCCGCCTGCTCCGCCAGGTGCTGGTGGGCTGTCCATATTCTTGTCTGGTGGCCAGGGACAAGTTGTTGGAGGGAGTGTGGTGGGGCCGCTGTTAGCTTCGGGCCCAGTTGTTCTGATAGCAACTTCGTTTGCAAATGCGGTGTTTGAACGTCTACCTTTGGAAGAAGAAGAGGACGCTGCGGCCCCCGCCACCGTCGCCCAGTCTCAGCCCGATGCATCCCAGTCATCCGGTGTTACAGCCGGTGGTCATGTCAGTGAGGGTGGCACCGCCGCTGGAGGCGGTGGAAGCTCCTTTTTCAGCGCATCAGCTGCCCCCGCGGCCGGCGCAAATTACCCATTTTCCGTGAATCTATTCGGCTGGGGTAGCGGAAGCTCGGCGAGGCCACCCTTTTGATTAACACGGTCAATCTTTAAAACTCTTGAAAGAAATGTTGACTCAATATCGGGTGATTAGCTAGCTAGCTTCATTGTTCTCTTTTTCTCAGGTTTCCATATCAGTACAGTAGCAGCTTAGAAATGCCAGAAATTAAGCGAGGATCACGTGTAATTTAAGGGATTTCTTCCAAACTTCATCAATTTACTGCACCTTCTTGTACTACAAATTTTACACTAGATGGTGTGATTGCAAATTGACATTTTCTTTTGTGAAGCTGAAGCTGGATTTATGTCAGGGCTCAGTCTGGTTTTTCCATTTTTAAGTGTAAAGAGAGAAGGAAGATGAGCCATCAATGGCAGCCAGCAGCACAAGAATTAAAAATCTGAAGCCATTACATTTCCAAGGTCAGTTAATCAGAGGTCTCTTTTGTAGTATCCAAGCAAAATCTTTAGATTCCGCACTCGTAAATTTGGTCATTTGTAGGACTCAACATGCTTTTTCAGATTCTTATTTCATGTATTTATGTGtgttatcatatatatatatatatatccattcATATGGTCatctatatatctatattatatgtGTCTTCTTGTTCCATACATGAATGTTTCATTTGAAAATTCCAAGAATTGTGTTTCTATGTTTAGAATATTTGATAATTGAAAGATAGCATTGGATTTTACTTTAGAATTCTAGAGTAATTCAGCAGTCTAAAGGGTTTAGTTTTCTTTAGACTAGACCAGGATACTTGGTCACCAATTTACACTCCGATTTTTGTAATAATACTTCGTTTTAGTACgcaaaataataatgatttaCGCAGTAAGATATTTTCCATTCTATATAAACCAAATACAAATGTTGAAAACCCTCGACAAAAGATAGTACAACTAACTAGATGAAAGTTTTACTTGCTCTCCCTGTATGATTAGTTCAATCATCAAATGTGAGATGTCTGAGACCGATATCTCTCGATGATACTTAAAATTGGTTCAGTTCAAGCTACACTACCATAACAGTTGATCTGATGACGTATGTTT includes these proteins:
- the LOC140966975 gene encoding AT-hook motif nuclear-localized protein 27-like, whose amino-acid sequence is GQVVGGSVVGPLLASGPVVLIATSFANAVFERLPLEEEEDAAAPATVAQSQPDASQSSGVTAGGHVSEGGTAAGGGGSSFFSASAAPAAGANYPFSVNLFGWGSGSSARPPF